Within the Bacillus sp. FSL K6-3431 genome, the region AAACTAGCATATGAATCATTCGTTGCACCTGTTGTGCTGCCTCCTGATAAGGATAAAGTGGCATCCTCTTCAGGTAACTCCCCGCTAAACGTTACAAAAGCATTTGCTTCTAGTTCAGCTGCACTTTCCACTGTTTGGGCATCCATTTGAGTAGATCCGTAGAATGTTTTAACGGTTGCCCCATCATCTAAACCGACAGACACTGTGACAGTGATTTTATTGCCTTCAATGCCCCCGTATAGAGCCGTGGCTTCAAACGTTCCACTTGTCGTTGTAGCCTTTGTTCCTTCTCCACTTAAATTGTAAATGAGCACCTGACTTGTTCCTTTAAACGCTTCACGAACAGGAATGAGTTCACTTAGACTTTTCCCGAAGAGTTCGATAAAGTTCGTATTCGGACTAACTTCTGTAAATGCTTTAGGTTTCCCCCAATCAAGGGCTAAAGGGATTGCAACAGGACCTGCAGAATCGACCCCAGCACCTGCTAAATCATTTGTTTCGAAGTTGATATATGCACCAGGGCGCACTTTATTTTGAGTTTCCCAATGTCCACCTGTCATTATTTTTTAACCTCCTTATGTTTCCATGCTTTTTCCAGTTTCTTGACTTCTTCTTTTGTGTAACTTTTCTCGTCTTCCAAAATTACACCGAGTAATATTTTCTTGTTCGAGCTGTCCTCTGCTTCAATAAATGCACTCTTACTATATTTCTTTTGTTTCCTTGGCTTTGTTTCCTTATCTATCATTTCTTTACTCACTGGCCACGCCTCCATAATGTAATTCTTCCATTTTTGTCTCTTTAAAGATTTCTTTTACTAATTTCTTTACGGTAAATGAAATTACCAAAGTGCCATCGGACTTGGTAGCTTTTAATCTATTAACATGGAACGTATTCCCTATATATCTGAAATTTTCTTTAAAGGTTTGACTGACTCTATCATTTTCTGTATAAGCGTTCCGATCATCTTCTGGAAAGTACGTTACATTAATTAAGTACTCCCACTCCGACAAGCTCCCGAGCTTTCTTTCTTGCTCATCTTCAACAATAAGCACCAAAAAGGCAGGAGTCTGCAGCCCCTGCCTAACCGGTTCGTCATACACTTTCATTGATGTTCCATAAACTTCTTTAATTTGTTGGATGATGAGTGTTTTCAAT harbors:
- a CDS encoding phage tail terminator family protein, coding for MEAELKTLIIQQIKEVYGTSMKVYDEPVRQGLQTPAFLVLIVEDEQERKLGSLSEWEYLINVTYFPEDDRNAYTENDRVSQTFKENFRYIGNTFHVNRLKATKSDGTLVISFTVKKLVKEIFKETKMEELHYGGVASE